From a region of the Candidatus Hydrogenedentota bacterium genome:
- a CDS encoding ABC transporter ATP-binding protein, translating to MSDPAPSLIECRGVRKVFRDAERTLEILRGVDLEVPVGGIMAISGASGAGKSTLLHIMGTLDRPTDGEVLFRGEPLHRMAASKVNAIRNREVGFVFQFYHLLPEFTALENVMMPALCKGKTVRACRPRAEELLERVGLRDRMTHKPGKLSGGEQQRAAIARALFNKPSIVLSDEPTGNLDEKTGREIVELLWELNAAENVTLVLVTHDESLAARAHHWVALHEGRAEKRV from the coding sequence ATGAGTGACCCCGCGCCCAGCCTCATCGAATGCCGCGGCGTCCGCAAGGTCTTCCGCGACGCCGAGCGCACGCTCGAAATCCTGCGCGGCGTGGACCTCGAGGTCCCCGTCGGCGGCATCATGGCCATCAGCGGCGCCTCCGGCGCGGGCAAGAGCACCCTGCTCCACATCATGGGCACCCTCGACCGGCCCACGGACGGCGAGGTCCTCTTCCGCGGAGAGCCCCTCCACCGCATGGCCGCGTCCAAGGTCAACGCCATCCGCAACCGCGAGGTCGGCTTCGTCTTCCAGTTCTACCACCTGCTCCCCGAGTTCACGGCCCTTGAAAACGTCATGATGCCGGCCCTCTGCAAGGGGAAAACGGTCCGTGCCTGCCGCCCCCGCGCCGAGGAGCTCCTCGAGCGCGTCGGCCTGCGCGACCGCATGACCCACAAGCCCGGCAAGCTCAGCGGCGGCGAGCAGCAGCGCGCCGCCATCGCCCGCGCCCTCTTCAACAAGCCCTCCATCGTCCTCTCCGACGAGCCCACCGGCAACCTCGACGAGAAGACGGGCCGCGAAATCGTCGAGCTCCTCTGGGAGCTGAACGCCGCCGAAAACGTCACCCTCGTCCTCGTGACCCACGACGAGAGCCTCGCCGCCCGCGCCCACCACTGGGTGGCCCTCCACGAGGGCCGCGCCGAAAAGCGCGTGTAA